In Phoenix dactylifera cultivar Barhee BC4 chromosome 11, palm_55x_up_171113_PBpolish2nd_filt_p, whole genome shotgun sequence, the following are encoded in one genomic region:
- the LOC103720787 gene encoding leucine-rich repeat extensin-like protein 4 codes for MKEDRPNLDLLLLLLPVLFLSCNLPLSSAFSSHGLTDAEAGYIRRRQLLTYRDELGERGENVTVDPSFVFPNPRLRDAYIALQAWKLAIFSDPLDLTANWVGPDVCNYTDVYCAPLPSDPNLTVVAGIDLNHGDIAGYLPDELGLLSDLSLLHINSNRFCGIVPGTFRRLRLLFELDLSNNRFAGKFPDVVLDLPSLRYLDLRYNEFEGGVPKALFDKDLDAIFINNNRFVFDIPENLGNSPVSVVVFANNRFRGCLPRSIGNMSGTLNEIIFLNNGLKSCLPPEIGLLKSLTVFDVSFNQLVGPLPSSIAGMLSLEQLDVAHNLLSGQIPPEICRLPRLQNFTYSYNFFTGEPPECLRVPSFDDRRNCLPGRPAQRSDRQCKSFLSHPIDCAAFRCAPFIPFLPPPPPPSPFPPPPPVLSPPPPVLLRAPPPVLSPPPPAPSATPPSPPPPSPPPPSPPPPSPPPPSPPPPSPPPPSPSPPPPSPPPPSPPPPSPSPPPPMPPPPSPPPPAQPAPIYSVRPPPPPPPKSPPRPVYSPPPPTPAPRFSLPPPHYSPPPPPNSPSPPPNSPPPPPPCNELPPPPPSPPPCIEPPPLPSPPPPSPTPSPVYYHPSPPMTPSPSPLPPIHYEAPPPPSPSPPPPPKPYEFLPPPPSLYEGPLPPVVGISYASPPPPPFYY; via the coding sequence ATGAAGGAGGATAGACCAAACCtggatcttctcctcctcctcctcccggtCTTGTTTCTCTCCTGTAATCTCCCTCTATCCTCCGCCTTCTCCAGCCATGGCCTCACCGACGCGGAGGCCGGCTACATCCGGCGCCGGCAGCTCCTCACGTACAGGGACGAGCTCGGCGAGCGCGGGGAGAACGTGACGGTGGACCCCAGCTTCGTCTTCCCCAACCCCCGCCTCCGCGACGCCTACATTGCCCTCCAGGCCTGGAAGCTCGCCATCTTCTCCGACCCCCTCGACCTTACCGCCAACTGGGTCGGCCCCGATGTCTGCAACTACACCGACGTCTACTGCGCCCCCCTCCCCTCCGACCCTAACCTCACCGTCGTCGCAGGCATCGACCTCAACCACGGCGACATCGCCGGATACCTccccgacgagctcggcctccTCTCCGACCTCTCCCTCCTCCACATCAACTCCAACCGCTTCTGCGGCATCGTCCCCGGGACCTtccgccgcctccgcctcctcttcgagctcgaCCTCAGCAACAACCGCTTCGCCGGGAAATTCCCCGACGTCGTCCTCGATCTCCCTTCTCTCAGATACCTCGACCTCCGCTATAACGAGTTCGAGGGTGGCGTCCCCAAGGCTCTCTTCGACAAGGATCTCGACGCCATTTTCATCAACAACAACCGCTTCGTCTTCGACATCCCGGAGAACCTCGGCAACTCGCCGGTCTCCGTCGTGGTCTTTGCCAATAACCGGTTCCGTGGCTGCCTCCCGCGGAGCATCGGTAACATGTCGGGGACGTTGAACGAGATCATTTTCCTGAACAATGGGCTCAAATCTTGCCTGCCGCCGGAGATCGGCCTGCTCAAAAGCCTCACTGTTTTTGACGTGAGCTTCAACCAGCTCGTCGGGCCgctgccgagctccattgctggGATGCTTAGTTTGGAGCAGCTGGATGTGGCTCATAATCTTCTCTCCGGCCAGATCCCGCCGGAGATCTGCCGGCTTCCCCGGCTCCAGAACTTCACCTACTCGTATAACTTCTTCACCGGAGAGCCGCCGGAGTGTCTCAGGGTGCCGTCGTTCGACGACCGCCGGAACTGCCTGCCCGGCCGTCCGGCCCAGCGATCGGACCGCCAGTGTAAGTCCTTCTTGTCCCACCCCATAGACTGCGCTGCCTTTCGCTGTGCCCCCTTcatccccttcctccctccaccgccgccgccgtcccCTTTTCCTCCGCCTCCGCCGGTGCTCTCACCGCCACCTCCGGTCCTCCTTCGTGCTCCTCCCCCGGTTctttcgccgccgccgccggcgccaTCTGCTACACCACCATCCCCACCACCGCCgtctcctccaccaccatcgCCACCTCCGCCCTCTCCGCCACCTCCATCCCCACCGCCGCCATCTCCTCCACCCCCATCCCCATCTCCGCCGCCTCCATCCCCACCGCCGCCGTCTCCTCCACCCCCATCCCCATCTCCGCCGCCGCCGATGCCACCACCTCCATCGCCGCCGCCTCCTGCTCAACCGGCGCCCATCTACAGCGTCCGTCCCCCACCGCCGCCTCCACCAAAATCCCCTCCCCGTCCGGTGTACTCTCCACCTCCGCCGACGCCTGCCCCGCGCTTCTCGCTTCCTCCACCACATTACTCGCCGCCTCCGCCACCTAACTCACCATCGCCACCACCAAACTccccaccgccgccgcctccaTGCAACGAGCTGCCTCCGCCGCCACCATCGCCACCACCATGCATAGAACCACCACCACTGCCATCACCGCCACCACCTTCTCCCACACCCTCGCCAGTATATTACCATCCTTCGCCGCCGATGACGCCTTCGCCATCACCACTACCCCCAATTCATTATGAAGCGCCCCCTCCACCTTCCCCCTCTCCTCCGCCACCTCCAAAGCCTTACGAGTTCCTGCCGCCACCACCCTCCCTGTATGAGGGCCCATTGCCGCCAGTTGTTGGAATCTCATATGCATCGCCCCCGCCTCCTCCTTTCTACTATTGa
- the LOC103720796 gene encoding uncharacterized protein LOC103720796, whose protein sequence is MLRYGHNGCIALHSSFGSKKLRHPLHTSLVFDSCQNVIPVAWVINSSVDGPYIRNWMDALVERARARHHGWRPNSFLVDDPSLDVFIVRDTFQCRVFLCLWHVRRAWFKGLLKKCVNFDVQKEIFRLLGQILYCAKSGPYVMGTIEEFMQIFIDQREFMEYFKKRWLARIDMWIAAMRALPVSKQELHAVIESYHLKLKSKLLSDMHASSWHRVDWLVHTLTTEFYSIYWFHKYTEECGLLRNHIEEFLPTNSWYRALQISDLDVLLDEEDLHLSKVVSQSDGSLVYTIWNPGSEFSICDCPWSRLGNLCEHVIKVGIICRNRGQVSRSSSACQIYL, encoded by the exons ATGCTTCGTTATGGGCATAATGGTTGCATAGCTTTACATTCATCTTTTGGCTCGAAGAAGCTTCGG CATCCTTTGCATACATCGTTAGTTTTTGACTCATGCCAAAATGTGATTCCTGTTGCATGGGTCATCAATTCTAGTGTTGATGGTCCGTATATACGTAACTGGATGGATGCCCTTGTTGAGCGAGCACGAGCAAGGCACCATGGATGGAGGCCAAATTCCTTCTTAGTCGATGATCCATCTCTTGATGTTTTCATCGTCAG AGATACATTTCAGTGTCGGGTCTTTTTATGCCTTTGGCATGTACGCCGTGCTTGGTTTAAAGGCCTTTTGAAGAAATGCGTCAATTTTGATGTGCAGAAGGAAATATTTAGGCTGCTAGGACAGATCTTGTACTGTGCAAAAAGTGGCCCATATGTCATGGGTACAATAGAAGAGTTCATGCAAATATTTATTGATCAGCGTGAATTCATGGAGTACTTTAAGAAACGATGGTTGGCAAGAATAG ACATGTGGATCGCTGCTATGAGGGCTCTTCCAGTTTCAAAGCAAGAACTTCATGCTGTAATTGAGTCCTACCATTTAAAATTGAAATCGAAACTCTTAAGTGACATGCATGCCAGTTCATGGCACCGAGTCGACTGGTTGGTGCACACATTAACCACTGAATTTTACTCCATATATTGGTTTCACAAATACACTGAAGAATGTGGTCTTTTAAGAAATCACATAGAGGAGTTTCTTCCAACCAATTCATGGTATCGGGCATTGCAAATTTCAGATCTCGATGTGTTATTGGATGAGGAAGACCTTCACTTATCAAAGGTTGTTTCCCAATCTGATGGGAGCCTAGTATACACAATATGGAATCCTGGTTCAGAATTTTCAATCTGTGATTGCCCTTGGTCGAGGCTGGGTAATCTTTGCGAGCATGTGATTAAAGTAGGTATTATCTGTAGAAATCGGGGGCAGGTATCAAGGTCATCATCAGCATGCCAAATATACCTTTGA
- the LOC103720833 gene encoding probable ADP-ribosylation factor GTPase-activating protein AGD14 isoform X1, whose translation MASRMKEDEKKEKIIRGLLKLRANRRCINCNSLGPQYVCTNFWTFICTNCSGLHREFTHRVKSISMAKFTLQEISALQEGGNERAKEIYFKEWDPQRHYVPDSSNLDKLRDFIKHVYVDRRYTGERSINRPPKVKDRGDSYENRKEDSYWGGSSSPPYEDAYERRRSEQPGSRSPGYYQGDHKRSPGRLEVVDEKRLDDKNGNGSQHRNFEDRQSSNGIPRPGERSPSHQKDVNAPSPPMVRSVRDILGDDIPSVWINEPPKSNAIQAPGSPAPAQATAPSSSRGSSAGNPVELKRVNSGSLIDFSTDPEPPAAGASHQSLPQETASPPVNGGGWASFDVVAPQKVPQAASSASPFESVLAELSAPGSAPVANFSISHVAGVDSSPRTNNGGQWPTANQHHLSLFSAADVQSINPSYNAPTVGAPNNWLWGSSLPPNLQGPMATPTALSSQAVTKPPQENSAGISLEPPSSEAKPSGRKELPEDISMTLYPPAPALIPGWQTGLHRGMGHGMQYPNAAALPTNPYSSKSMNPFDLVNERKLPHASTFPSLTSLQGALPNLNMNNMSALLHTSSLGSPSPLWVPPQQPSYPSAVTPSSSMMHQGVNHMPQQVPNSAFPVVPQRIGGLGTEGAAFAFSGMDRHSAARSYQSGAPNSFATVGGNPFG comes from the exons ATGGCAAGCCGGATGAAGGAGGacgagaaaaaagagaaaataatacgtGGGCTTCTGAAGCTCCGTGCTAATCGGAGATGCATCAACTGCAACAGTTTG GGACCGCAATATGTATGCACAAATTTCTGGACTTTCATTTGCACAAATTGTAGTGGATTACA TCGGGAGTTCACCCACCGTGTCAAATCAATATCGATGGCCAAATTTACTCTGCAAGAAATAAGTGCCCTTCAAGAAGGAGGGAATGAG CGCGCCAAAGAAATTTATTTCAAAGAATGGGATCCACAGCGACACTATGTTCCTGACAGCAG TAATCTTGATAAACTCAGAGATTTCATTAAGCATGTTTATGTGGATCGAAGATATACTGGGGAAAGGAGCATCAATAGGCCTCCAAAGGTGAAG GATAGGGGAGATTCTTATGAAAACAGAAAGGAAGATTCCTACTGGGGTGGCTCAAGTAGCCCACCTTATGAGGACGCTTATGAACGCCGTCGTAGTGAACAACCTGGTTCCAGAAGTCCTGGATATTATCAAGGTGATCACAAGAGAAGTCCTGGCCGCCTTGAGGTGGTAGATGAAAAGCGTCTAGATGATAAAAATGGGAATGGAAGCCAACACCGAAATTTTGAAGATCGCCAGTCTTCAAATGGAATTCCAAGGCCAGGGGAAAGGTCACCAAGCCATCAGAAAGATGTTAATGCACCCAGTCCCCCCATGGTACGATCTGTCAGAGATATTCTAGGTGATGATATTCCATCTGTTTGGATTAATGAGCCACCCAAGTCAAATGCAATCCAGGCACCTGGTAGTCCTGCACCAGCACAG GCCACTGCACCTTCAAGCAGCAGGGGATCCAGTGCTGGAAATCCTGTGGAATTGAAGAGAGTGAACTCTGGtagtttgattgattttagcACAGATCCTGAACCTCCTGCTGCTGGAGCATCGCATCAATCTCTGCCTCAAGAAACTGCCTCTCCACCTGTTAATGGTGGAGGTTGGGCATCTTTTGATGTTGTTGCCCCTCAAAAAGTACCTCAAGCAGCTTCAAGTGCAAGTCCTTTTGAATCTGTACTGGCCGAATTGTCAGCTCCTGGATCCGCACCTGTTGCCAACTTCTCAATCTCGCACGTTGCTGGAGTTGATTCCTCTCCAAGAACTAATAATGGAGGGCAATGGCCAACTGCAAATCAGCATCATCTTTCTTTATTCTCAGCTGCTGATGTTCAATCTATTAATCCATCCTATAATGCACCTACTGTGGGAGCTCCAAACAACTGG CTATGGGGTTCTTCACTTCCACCAAACTTACAAGGACCTATGGCTACTCCAACTGCACTATCTTCCCAAGCTGTGACAAAACCACCTCAGGAAAACAGTGCTGGAATTTCATTGGAGCCTCCTTCCTCAGAAGCTAAACCTAGTGGGAGAAAAGAACTTCCAGAG GATATTTCTATGACACTTTACCCGCCAGCACCTGCACTTATTCCAGGTTGGCAGACAGGCCTGCATCGTGGCATGGGGCATGGTATGCAATATCCAAATGCAGCA GCATTGCCAACAAATCcttattcatcaaaatctatgaatcCATTTGATCTTGTCAATGAGCGAAAACTACCACATGCTTCCACG TTCCCATCTTTGACATCCTTGCAAGGAGCATTACCGAACCTGAACATGAATAACATGTCAGCTTTGTTGCATACTTCCAGCCTCGGTTCCCCCTCCCCACTGTGGGTGCCCCCACAACAACCATCCTATCCATCGGCTGTGACTCCAA GTTCCTCCATGATGCACCAGGGTGTGAATCACATGCCCCAGCAAGTACCTAATAGTGCATTTCCTGTTGT GCCTCAAAGAATTGGAGGTTTGGGCACTGAGGGTGCTGCATTTGCCTTTTCAGGCATGGATCGACATTCAGCTGCTAGAAGCTACCAATCGGGCGCCCCAAATTCATTTGCTACTGTTGGAGGAAATCCTTTTGGATAG
- the LOC103720833 gene encoding probable ADP-ribosylation factor GTPase-activating protein AGD14 isoform X2 yields the protein MASRMKEDEKKEKIIRGLLKLRANRRCINCNSLGPQYVCTNFWTFICTNCSGLHREFTHRVKSISMAKFTLQEISALQEGGNERAKEIYFKEWDPQRHYVPDSSNLDKLRDFIKHVYVDRRYTGERSINRPPKDRGDSYENRKEDSYWGGSSSPPYEDAYERRRSEQPGSRSPGYYQGDHKRSPGRLEVVDEKRLDDKNGNGSQHRNFEDRQSSNGIPRPGERSPSHQKDVNAPSPPMVRSVRDILGDDIPSVWINEPPKSNAIQAPGSPAPAQATAPSSSRGSSAGNPVELKRVNSGSLIDFSTDPEPPAAGASHQSLPQETASPPVNGGGWASFDVVAPQKVPQAASSASPFESVLAELSAPGSAPVANFSISHVAGVDSSPRTNNGGQWPTANQHHLSLFSAADVQSINPSYNAPTVGAPNNWLWGSSLPPNLQGPMATPTALSSQAVTKPPQENSAGISLEPPSSEAKPSGRKELPEDISMTLYPPAPALIPGWQTGLHRGMGHGMQYPNAAALPTNPYSSKSMNPFDLVNERKLPHASTFPSLTSLQGALPNLNMNNMSALLHTSSLGSPSPLWVPPQQPSYPSAVTPSSSMMHQGVNHMPQQVPNSAFPVVPQRIGGLGTEGAAFAFSGMDRHSAARSYQSGAPNSFATVGGNPFG from the exons ATGGCAAGCCGGATGAAGGAGGacgagaaaaaagagaaaataatacgtGGGCTTCTGAAGCTCCGTGCTAATCGGAGATGCATCAACTGCAACAGTTTG GGACCGCAATATGTATGCACAAATTTCTGGACTTTCATTTGCACAAATTGTAGTGGATTACA TCGGGAGTTCACCCACCGTGTCAAATCAATATCGATGGCCAAATTTACTCTGCAAGAAATAAGTGCCCTTCAAGAAGGAGGGAATGAG CGCGCCAAAGAAATTTATTTCAAAGAATGGGATCCACAGCGACACTATGTTCCTGACAGCAG TAATCTTGATAAACTCAGAGATTTCATTAAGCATGTTTATGTGGATCGAAGATATACTGGGGAAAGGAGCATCAATAGGCCTCCAAAG GATAGGGGAGATTCTTATGAAAACAGAAAGGAAGATTCCTACTGGGGTGGCTCAAGTAGCCCACCTTATGAGGACGCTTATGAACGCCGTCGTAGTGAACAACCTGGTTCCAGAAGTCCTGGATATTATCAAGGTGATCACAAGAGAAGTCCTGGCCGCCTTGAGGTGGTAGATGAAAAGCGTCTAGATGATAAAAATGGGAATGGAAGCCAACACCGAAATTTTGAAGATCGCCAGTCTTCAAATGGAATTCCAAGGCCAGGGGAAAGGTCACCAAGCCATCAGAAAGATGTTAATGCACCCAGTCCCCCCATGGTACGATCTGTCAGAGATATTCTAGGTGATGATATTCCATCTGTTTGGATTAATGAGCCACCCAAGTCAAATGCAATCCAGGCACCTGGTAGTCCTGCACCAGCACAG GCCACTGCACCTTCAAGCAGCAGGGGATCCAGTGCTGGAAATCCTGTGGAATTGAAGAGAGTGAACTCTGGtagtttgattgattttagcACAGATCCTGAACCTCCTGCTGCTGGAGCATCGCATCAATCTCTGCCTCAAGAAACTGCCTCTCCACCTGTTAATGGTGGAGGTTGGGCATCTTTTGATGTTGTTGCCCCTCAAAAAGTACCTCAAGCAGCTTCAAGTGCAAGTCCTTTTGAATCTGTACTGGCCGAATTGTCAGCTCCTGGATCCGCACCTGTTGCCAACTTCTCAATCTCGCACGTTGCTGGAGTTGATTCCTCTCCAAGAACTAATAATGGAGGGCAATGGCCAACTGCAAATCAGCATCATCTTTCTTTATTCTCAGCTGCTGATGTTCAATCTATTAATCCATCCTATAATGCACCTACTGTGGGAGCTCCAAACAACTGG CTATGGGGTTCTTCACTTCCACCAAACTTACAAGGACCTATGGCTACTCCAACTGCACTATCTTCCCAAGCTGTGACAAAACCACCTCAGGAAAACAGTGCTGGAATTTCATTGGAGCCTCCTTCCTCAGAAGCTAAACCTAGTGGGAGAAAAGAACTTCCAGAG GATATTTCTATGACACTTTACCCGCCAGCACCTGCACTTATTCCAGGTTGGCAGACAGGCCTGCATCGTGGCATGGGGCATGGTATGCAATATCCAAATGCAGCA GCATTGCCAACAAATCcttattcatcaaaatctatgaatcCATTTGATCTTGTCAATGAGCGAAAACTACCACATGCTTCCACG TTCCCATCTTTGACATCCTTGCAAGGAGCATTACCGAACCTGAACATGAATAACATGTCAGCTTTGTTGCATACTTCCAGCCTCGGTTCCCCCTCCCCACTGTGGGTGCCCCCACAACAACCATCCTATCCATCGGCTGTGACTCCAA GTTCCTCCATGATGCACCAGGGTGTGAATCACATGCCCCAGCAAGTACCTAATAGTGCATTTCCTGTTGT GCCTCAAAGAATTGGAGGTTTGGGCACTGAGGGTGCTGCATTTGCCTTTTCAGGCATGGATCGACATTCAGCTGCTAGAAGCTACCAATCGGGCGCCCCAAATTCATTTGCTACTGTTGGAGGAAATCCTTTTGGATAG
- the LOC103720833 gene encoding probable ADP-ribosylation factor GTPase-activating protein AGD14 isoform X4 has product MAKFTLQEISALQEGGNERAKEIYFKEWDPQRHYVPDSSNLDKLRDFIKHVYVDRRYTGERSINRPPKDRGDSYENRKEDSYWGGSSSPPYEDAYERRRSEQPGSRSPGYYQGDHKRSPGRLEVVDEKRLDDKNGNGSQHRNFEDRQSSNGIPRPGERSPSHQKDVNAPSPPMVRSVRDILGDDIPSVWINEPPKSNAIQAPGSPAPAQATAPSSSRGSSAGNPVELKRVNSGSLIDFSTDPEPPAAGASHQSLPQETASPPVNGGGWASFDVVAPQKVPQAASSASPFESVLAELSAPGSAPVANFSISHVAGVDSSPRTNNGGQWPTANQHHLSLFSAADVQSINPSYNAPTVGAPNNWLWGSSLPPNLQGPMATPTALSSQAVTKPPQENSAGISLEPPSSEAKPSGRKELPEDISMTLYPPAPALIPGWQTGLHRGMGHGMQYPNAAALPTNPYSSKSMNPFDLVNERKLPHASTFPSLTSLQGALPNLNMNNMSALLHTSSLGSPSPLWVPPQQPSYPSAVTPSSSMMHQGVNHMPQQVPNSAFPVVPQRIGGLGTEGAAFAFSGMDRHSAARSYQSGAPNSFATVGGNPFG; this is encoded by the exons ATGGCCAAATTTACTCTGCAAGAAATAAGTGCCCTTCAAGAAGGAGGGAATGAG CGCGCCAAAGAAATTTATTTCAAAGAATGGGATCCACAGCGACACTATGTTCCTGACAGCAG TAATCTTGATAAACTCAGAGATTTCATTAAGCATGTTTATGTGGATCGAAGATATACTGGGGAAAGGAGCATCAATAGGCCTCCAAAG GATAGGGGAGATTCTTATGAAAACAGAAAGGAAGATTCCTACTGGGGTGGCTCAAGTAGCCCACCTTATGAGGACGCTTATGAACGCCGTCGTAGTGAACAACCTGGTTCCAGAAGTCCTGGATATTATCAAGGTGATCACAAGAGAAGTCCTGGCCGCCTTGAGGTGGTAGATGAAAAGCGTCTAGATGATAAAAATGGGAATGGAAGCCAACACCGAAATTTTGAAGATCGCCAGTCTTCAAATGGAATTCCAAGGCCAGGGGAAAGGTCACCAAGCCATCAGAAAGATGTTAATGCACCCAGTCCCCCCATGGTACGATCTGTCAGAGATATTCTAGGTGATGATATTCCATCTGTTTGGATTAATGAGCCACCCAAGTCAAATGCAATCCAGGCACCTGGTAGTCCTGCACCAGCACAG GCCACTGCACCTTCAAGCAGCAGGGGATCCAGTGCTGGAAATCCTGTGGAATTGAAGAGAGTGAACTCTGGtagtttgattgattttagcACAGATCCTGAACCTCCTGCTGCTGGAGCATCGCATCAATCTCTGCCTCAAGAAACTGCCTCTCCACCTGTTAATGGTGGAGGTTGGGCATCTTTTGATGTTGTTGCCCCTCAAAAAGTACCTCAAGCAGCTTCAAGTGCAAGTCCTTTTGAATCTGTACTGGCCGAATTGTCAGCTCCTGGATCCGCACCTGTTGCCAACTTCTCAATCTCGCACGTTGCTGGAGTTGATTCCTCTCCAAGAACTAATAATGGAGGGCAATGGCCAACTGCAAATCAGCATCATCTTTCTTTATTCTCAGCTGCTGATGTTCAATCTATTAATCCATCCTATAATGCACCTACTGTGGGAGCTCCAAACAACTGG CTATGGGGTTCTTCACTTCCACCAAACTTACAAGGACCTATGGCTACTCCAACTGCACTATCTTCCCAAGCTGTGACAAAACCACCTCAGGAAAACAGTGCTGGAATTTCATTGGAGCCTCCTTCCTCAGAAGCTAAACCTAGTGGGAGAAAAGAACTTCCAGAG GATATTTCTATGACACTTTACCCGCCAGCACCTGCACTTATTCCAGGTTGGCAGACAGGCCTGCATCGTGGCATGGGGCATGGTATGCAATATCCAAATGCAGCA GCATTGCCAACAAATCcttattcatcaaaatctatgaatcCATTTGATCTTGTCAATGAGCGAAAACTACCACATGCTTCCACG TTCCCATCTTTGACATCCTTGCAAGGAGCATTACCGAACCTGAACATGAATAACATGTCAGCTTTGTTGCATACTTCCAGCCTCGGTTCCCCCTCCCCACTGTGGGTGCCCCCACAACAACCATCCTATCCATCGGCTGTGACTCCAA GTTCCTCCATGATGCACCAGGGTGTGAATCACATGCCCCAGCAAGTACCTAATAGTGCATTTCCTGTTGT GCCTCAAAGAATTGGAGGTTTGGGCACTGAGGGTGCTGCATTTGCCTTTTCAGGCATGGATCGACATTCAGCTGCTAGAAGCTACCAATCGGGCGCCCCAAATTCATTTGCTACTGTTGGAGGAAATCCTTTTGGATAG
- the LOC103720833 gene encoding probable ADP-ribosylation factor GTPase-activating protein AGD14 isoform X3: protein MAKFTLQEISALQEGGNERAKEIYFKEWDPQRHYVPDSSNLDKLRDFIKHVYVDRRYTGERSINRPPKVKDRGDSYENRKEDSYWGGSSSPPYEDAYERRRSEQPGSRSPGYYQGDHKRSPGRLEVVDEKRLDDKNGNGSQHRNFEDRQSSNGIPRPGERSPSHQKDVNAPSPPMVRSVRDILGDDIPSVWINEPPKSNAIQAPGSPAPAQATAPSSSRGSSAGNPVELKRVNSGSLIDFSTDPEPPAAGASHQSLPQETASPPVNGGGWASFDVVAPQKVPQAASSASPFESVLAELSAPGSAPVANFSISHVAGVDSSPRTNNGGQWPTANQHHLSLFSAADVQSINPSYNAPTVGAPNNWLWGSSLPPNLQGPMATPTALSSQAVTKPPQENSAGISLEPPSSEAKPSGRKELPEDISMTLYPPAPALIPGWQTGLHRGMGHGMQYPNAAALPTNPYSSKSMNPFDLVNERKLPHASTFPSLTSLQGALPNLNMNNMSALLHTSSLGSPSPLWVPPQQPSYPSAVTPSSSMMHQGVNHMPQQVPNSAFPVVPQRIGGLGTEGAAFAFSGMDRHSAARSYQSGAPNSFATVGGNPFG from the exons ATGGCCAAATTTACTCTGCAAGAAATAAGTGCCCTTCAAGAAGGAGGGAATGAG CGCGCCAAAGAAATTTATTTCAAAGAATGGGATCCACAGCGACACTATGTTCCTGACAGCAG TAATCTTGATAAACTCAGAGATTTCATTAAGCATGTTTATGTGGATCGAAGATATACTGGGGAAAGGAGCATCAATAGGCCTCCAAAGGTGAAG GATAGGGGAGATTCTTATGAAAACAGAAAGGAAGATTCCTACTGGGGTGGCTCAAGTAGCCCACCTTATGAGGACGCTTATGAACGCCGTCGTAGTGAACAACCTGGTTCCAGAAGTCCTGGATATTATCAAGGTGATCACAAGAGAAGTCCTGGCCGCCTTGAGGTGGTAGATGAAAAGCGTCTAGATGATAAAAATGGGAATGGAAGCCAACACCGAAATTTTGAAGATCGCCAGTCTTCAAATGGAATTCCAAGGCCAGGGGAAAGGTCACCAAGCCATCAGAAAGATGTTAATGCACCCAGTCCCCCCATGGTACGATCTGTCAGAGATATTCTAGGTGATGATATTCCATCTGTTTGGATTAATGAGCCACCCAAGTCAAATGCAATCCAGGCACCTGGTAGTCCTGCACCAGCACAG GCCACTGCACCTTCAAGCAGCAGGGGATCCAGTGCTGGAAATCCTGTGGAATTGAAGAGAGTGAACTCTGGtagtttgattgattttagcACAGATCCTGAACCTCCTGCTGCTGGAGCATCGCATCAATCTCTGCCTCAAGAAACTGCCTCTCCACCTGTTAATGGTGGAGGTTGGGCATCTTTTGATGTTGTTGCCCCTCAAAAAGTACCTCAAGCAGCTTCAAGTGCAAGTCCTTTTGAATCTGTACTGGCCGAATTGTCAGCTCCTGGATCCGCACCTGTTGCCAACTTCTCAATCTCGCACGTTGCTGGAGTTGATTCCTCTCCAAGAACTAATAATGGAGGGCAATGGCCAACTGCAAATCAGCATCATCTTTCTTTATTCTCAGCTGCTGATGTTCAATCTATTAATCCATCCTATAATGCACCTACTGTGGGAGCTCCAAACAACTGG CTATGGGGTTCTTCACTTCCACCAAACTTACAAGGACCTATGGCTACTCCAACTGCACTATCTTCCCAAGCTGTGACAAAACCACCTCAGGAAAACAGTGCTGGAATTTCATTGGAGCCTCCTTCCTCAGAAGCTAAACCTAGTGGGAGAAAAGAACTTCCAGAG GATATTTCTATGACACTTTACCCGCCAGCACCTGCACTTATTCCAGGTTGGCAGACAGGCCTGCATCGTGGCATGGGGCATGGTATGCAATATCCAAATGCAGCA GCATTGCCAACAAATCcttattcatcaaaatctatgaatcCATTTGATCTTGTCAATGAGCGAAAACTACCACATGCTTCCACG TTCCCATCTTTGACATCCTTGCAAGGAGCATTACCGAACCTGAACATGAATAACATGTCAGCTTTGTTGCATACTTCCAGCCTCGGTTCCCCCTCCCCACTGTGGGTGCCCCCACAACAACCATCCTATCCATCGGCTGTGACTCCAA GTTCCTCCATGATGCACCAGGGTGTGAATCACATGCCCCAGCAAGTACCTAATAGTGCATTTCCTGTTGT GCCTCAAAGAATTGGAGGTTTGGGCACTGAGGGTGCTGCATTTGCCTTTTCAGGCATGGATCGACATTCAGCTGCTAGAAGCTACCAATCGGGCGCCCCAAATTCATTTGCTACTGTTGGAGGAAATCCTTTTGGATAG